The following coding sequences are from one Panicum hallii strain FIL2 chromosome 5, PHallii_v3.1, whole genome shotgun sequence window:
- the LOC112894923 gene encoding uncharacterized protein LOC112894923, translating into MALLASPPRPRKQRCPPHPMLSLSPSLLSLILLLPFFSLLLLHRSSSCSPALAGAASRRASADGFSGDLRDIEFSWNHLPFSASRPPPAKLKIAVFSRKWPVASAPGGMERHAHTLHTALAARGHRVHVFTSPPPHTEAAPSASPDGPQLHFLDGEPGQWRCDEAWKLYEAEGENDPFDVIHSESVAVFHRWARGVDKLVVSWHGISLEALHSGIFQDLARGEDESMSPALNQSLGQSVFRVLSEVRFFRSYAHQVAISDSTGEMLRDVYQIPSRRVHVILNGVDEAQFEPDPALGRAFREEVGVPRGADLVLGVSGRLVKDKGHPLLYEAFSKLVLRHPNVYLLIAGKGPWENRYMDLGRNAKVLGAVPPARLKAFYNALDVFVDPTLRPQGLDLTLMEAMQCGKPVVATRFPSIKGSILVDGEFGHMFAPNAESLLESLEAVVAEGARRARRRGLACREYARSMFAATKMALAYERLFLCVKNETFCAYPAEFD; encoded by the coding sequence ATGGCGCTGCTCGCCTCCCCGCCGAGGCCCAGGAAGCAGCGGTGCCCGCCCCACCCGATGCTCTCCCTCTCGCCGTCCCTCCTCTCCCTCATCCTGCTCCTgcccttcttctccctcctcctcctccaccgctcCTCCTCCTGTTCCCCGGCCCTCGCAGGGGCCGCCTCGCGCCGGGCCAGCGCGGACGGCTTCTCGGGGGACCTGCGCGACATCGAGTTCTCGTGGAACCACCTGCCGTTCTCGGCGTccaggccgccgcccgccaAGCTCAAGATCGCCGTGTTCTCCCGGAAGTGGCCCGTGGCCTCAGCGCCCGGCGGCATGGAGCGGCACGCGCACACGCTGCACACGGCGCTCGCGGCGCGGGGCCACCGCGTCCACGTGTtcacctccccgccgccgcacaCCGAGGCGGCGCCGTCGGCGTCCCCCGATGGGCCCCAGCTCCACTTCCTGGACGGCGAGCCGGGGCAGTGGCGCTGCGACGAGGCATGGAAGCTGTACGAGGCCGAGGGCGAGAACGACCCATTCGACGTCATCCACTCGGAGAGCGTGGCCGTGTTCCACCGGTGGGCGCGCGGGGTGGACAAGCTGGTGGTCTCCTGGCACGGCATCTCCCTGGAGGCCCTGCACTCGGGCATCTTCCAGGACCTCGCCCGCGGAGAGGACGAGTCCATGTCGCCGGCGCTGAACCAGAGCCTGGGCCAGTCCGTGTTCCGCGTGCTCTCCGAGGTGCGCTTCTTCCGGAGCTACGCGCACCAGGTGGCCATCAGCGACTCCACGGGGGAGATGCTGCGCGACGTGTACCAGATCCCGTCCCGGCGCGTGCACGTCATCCTCAACGGCGTGGACGAGGCGCAGTTCGAGCCGGACCCCGCTCTGGGGCGCGCGTTCCGGGAGGAGGTCGGCGTGCCCAGGGGCGCCGACCTGGTGCTCGGCGTGTCGGGGCGGCTGGTGAAGGACAAGGGCCACCCGCTGCTGTACGAGGCCTTCTCCAAGCTGGTGCTGCGCCACCCGAACGTGTACCTGCTCATCGCCGGCAAGGGGCCCTGGGAGAACCGGTACATGGACCTGGGCCGCAACGCCAAGGTGCTCGGCGCCGTGCCGCCGGCGAGGCTGAAGGCGTTCTACAACGCGCTGGACGTTTTCGTGGACCCGACGCTGCGGCCGCAGGGGCTGGACCTGACGCTGATGGAGGCGATGCAGTGCGGGAAGCCGGTGGTGGCGACGCGGTTCCCGAGCATCAAGGGCAGCATCCTGGTGGACGGCGAGTTCGGGCACATGTTCGCGCCCAACGCGGAGTCGCTGCTGGAGAGCCtggaggcggtggtggcggagggCGCGCGCCGCGCCAGGCGGCGGGGGCTCGCGTGCCGGGAGTACGCCAGGTCCATGTTCGCGGCCACCAAGATGGCGCTCGCGTACGAGAGGCTCTTCCTCTGCGTCAAGAACGAGACCTTCTGCGCCTACCCCGCCGAGTTCGATTGA
- the LOC112895155 gene encoding protein trichome birefringence-like 19, which produces MVLCFKLLFGPTAAIFLSAVVILSCFTNVPRLQLGYTDGDLGRSSYLAAPAPPPKCDIFRGEWVPDPDAPHYTNETCAFIQEHQNCMFYGRPDLDFLKWRWKPHGCDLPRFDPHRFLAVVGNKTIAFVGDSLARNHMQSLLCLLSKVASPKDVSVTDKSDPNKILYYEGYNFTIYLFWSPFLVRSEEVGGDRPGVFRLYLDEPDDRWLSASSRFDYVLLSGANWFTRESYFYERGQLVGGMYVPLNFTSSLTNQYSHRMAFRTALRALTVARFRGKVILRTLSPMSHFEGGAYNAGGDCRRTRPFGANETAPMGGVELGFYTSQLEEFREAAAARGLDVALMDPTAAMLMRPDGHPSRYGHWPDEKRTLYNDCIHWCLPGPVDAWNDMLLHMLSDSN; this is translated from the exons ATGGTTCTGTGCTTCAAGCTCCTGTTCGGCCCCACGGCCGCCATCTTCCTCTCGGCCGTCGTCATCCTCTCCTGCTTCACCAACGTGCCGCGCCTGCAGCTGGGCTACACCGACGGCGACCTCGGCCGCTCGTCCTACctcgcggcgccggcgccgccgcccaagtGCGACATCTTCCGGGGCGAGTGGGTGCCGGACCCGGACGCGCCGCACTACACCAACGAGACGTGCGCCTTCATCCAGGAGCACCAGAACTGCATGTTCTACGGCCGCCCGGACCTCGACTTCCTCAAGTGGCGCTGGAAGCCGCACGGCTGCGACCTCCCGCGGTTCGACCCGCACAggttcctcgccgtcgtcgggAACAAGACGATCGCGTTCGTCGGCGACTCGCTGGCCAGGAACCACATGCAAtccctcctctgcctcctctccAAG GTGGCGTCGCCCAAGGACGTGTCGGTGACCGACAAGTCGGACCCGAACAAGATCCTCTACTACGAGGGCTACAACTTCACCATCTACCTCTTCTGGTCGCCGTTCCTGGTGCGGTCGGAGGAGGTCGGCGGCGACCGCCCCGGCGTGTTCAGGCTGTACCTGGACGAGCCCGACGACAGGTGGCTGTCCGCCTCATCCCGGTTCGACTACGTGCTCCTCTCGGGGGCCAACTGGTTCACGCGGGAGTCCTACTTCTACGAGCGCGGGCAGCTCGTCGGCGGCATGTACGTCCCGCTCAACTTCACCAGCTCCCTCACCAACCAGTACTCCCACCGCATGGCGTTCCGGACGGCGCTCCGGGCGCTCACCGTCGCCCGGTTCCGGGGCAAGGTCATCCTGCGGACGCTGTCGCCCATGTCGCACTTCGAGGGCGGGGCGTACAACGCCGGCGGGGACTGCCGGCGCACGCGGCCGTTCGGGGCCAACGAGACGGCGCCCATGGGGGGCGTGGAGCTGGGGTTCTACACGTCGCAGCTGGAGGAGTtcagggaggcggcggcggcgaggggcctgGACGTGGCGCTCATGGACCCCACCGCCGCGATGCTGATGCGGCCCGACGGGCACCCCAGCCGGTACGGGCACTGGCCGGACGAGAAGCGGACGCTGTACAACGACTGCATCCACTGGTGCCTGCCAGGGCCCGTCGACGCCTGGAACGACATGCTGCTCCACATGCTGTCAGATTCAAATTAA